Sequence from the Rutidosis leptorrhynchoides isolate AG116_Rl617_1_P2 chromosome 3, CSIRO_AGI_Rlap_v1, whole genome shotgun sequence genome:
aacgtgctataattcagtaggcttataactacctttagtggtttgattcttgatgttataattcagtaggcttataactacctttagtgatttgattcttgatttagaatactaataatgaagtgtaagaacaaagatgataatggagagaaagaaagaaacactttgtaagtgtgagaaatggtgcaagtttaatgcttgcattcatggctatttatagcaaaaatatcacaagtttaggtaatacaataatattacttttgtgtatcaataattgactatccatttatatatatatatttatatattataacaagaaCACGTTATATGTAACGAAAATTACGTACACAGTGATATGGGTTATCTCTTCACTCAAACATATGCTCGGGTACAGCTAAGGTACGGTATGTTACTTTACTTTATGTCCTGAATGCTACATATGGATTTGTTATATGCTTGAAGCTTGAAGAGTTTGGTGTTAGTCATGGCCGGTCCCGAGAATTTAAGAGCTTAGAACGAGGTGGGAAAAAAGGTCACTGAGCCCTaacgaataatataaactatttaaTAAAAAGGCCCTTTTGGCCTTGTTAGAATGTTAGTGGACTTTGATTTCTTTTTTTCTGAGGTCTTTGATTGATGTTTTTGGGACTATTGTGATTTGTCTTCGCTGCTTTATTTGTGTTTCACTAGTTCCCCTCATCTCAAATCTCCGATTAAGTCTGTATATATAAAAAAACGGGGCCCTAACAATTCTGGGCCATGAGCATTCGATCACTTTGTTCTCCCTCTGGGCCTCCCCTGGTGGGATCAAATGCTGAAATGTATGTTATTGCTTTAATGgtgtgttatattatatatatataatttcttgtcAACTTGATATAATTACCCATCATTTTTTTCGTAGTGGCCCATTTATTCACCCCCAAGATCGCAAGTTACTACCAAGTGTTTTACGAAACCTATTTGTATAGACGAGTGCTAAACAGATGACGACGTATTAAGTGACGATTCTACTTACATGATATTGTTTTACACCTAGCAAGATGTAGCAATTAGAATCAGCAAGAGATGAACAATTTGCTATTGTGTATTTTTCCATCACATAACACATGGTGACATTGGGTGAAATAGGCAAGCTCACGGGCTTTCGTGTTCCAAATTGAGTTGAAATTAAACCCAAATTCTGGCTTACATCATTAAATTCAAGTCTATCATTTTATGTACCGGTTTTGAACCATCTTGTTTTCAAACCGTATTGTCTCCACACTCCAATTATATACGTCGTACTCGTCACTCCAATTATGTAACGTACTACTAAAACTCTGTTTATTTGAAAAACGAGTTTTACCCAAAACCATAATATTGAAGACATCTGTAATTAGCACCGTATATACAAGCTACTATCGGTATAACCTTTCATTCATAATTGGCACGTGTTCGTAGGGgttttcatcggttcggttttcggtttgttcgatgtattcggttcggtgtattcggttttgaatttgTTTTTGGGCAAAactgaaaaccgaaccgaaaaccgaattcaaatgaaAACCGAACCGAAACCGAAAACCGAACTCGAATTCGAATTCGGTTCGTTTTCAGTTAAAAtcgaaaatcatgaaaaaattcaaAGTCGTGGTAGTTTAATTGTGCGTTTTATAAACAACCTAAAACAATGACATACTATTAAATAATCAAGGATTGGATCCCAAgatataatgacattaaaacatatatattaaaacttttgaattcggtttaaccgaattcataattttcaaaaccgaaaaccgaattcaaattcggcttCGATTTTACTCGATCCAAAAACCGTTTTTTAAATTCGGTTTCAGTTTTTTTCGGTTTGTTTCCGGTTTGATTTTCGGGttaaacggtttcaaaccaaatactgaccacccttaTGTGTTAGGAGGTTCCTTTAGAATTGAATTCAAAGTGAAAGAAATTATAAAGTGAGAGATGCTTTTAgcaataaaattaaattaaatatcagggagctttatgtaaataaacaaaaaaTCAAATTGATATACGTATTTCTCATCAGTTTGTTTATCTAAAAAACCAACCAATTTCTCAATCCCCTTATCTTGTCATCTCCACATTTCCATTTTCTTCTTCGCATAGTCTCTCGAAAGCTTAAGCTCTAATGGCGTCTTCAACACTCTCTACAGTCACTCTACGCTCCTTCTCCAACGCTCCACGCGCCACCGCTCTTCCATCACTCATTTCCCCCAAACAAACCCTAGAATTCCCCATTCGTACCACTAGACTCACTCACCGCTCAACTTTCCTCCGTCCAGTCGCCGCCGTTGCCACCGATGAGAAAGTCGTTCAACTAGGCGATGAAATATCCAACCTAACTCTAGCTCAAGCACAAACACTCGTCGAATACTTACAGGACAAGCTCGGAGTCACTGCCGCTTCGTTCGCTCCGGCTGCCGTCGTCGCCGCACCTGGTGGCGCCGGAGCGGAAGCGCCGGTAGCTGTGGAAGAGAAGACGGAATTCGATGTTGTAATTGATGAAGTTCCGAGTAACGCGAGAATTGCGACGATTAAAGCAGTTAGGGCTTTAACGAGCTTAGCGCTCAAAGAAGCGAAAGAGCTGATTGAAGGACTACCAAAGAAATTTAAAGAAGGTGTTTCAAAAGATGAAGCTGAAGATGCGAAGAAACAGCTTGAAGAAGCTGGAGCTAAAATTTCGATTGTTTAGAGATCATGAAATTTGTGGTAAACATTTTTTGTTTTTGATACTTGTTAAATGCGATTGCAATGTGTCTGTTATTAGTTAATCAGTTTCCAATTCATGCCGTAATTTGATTAAGGATAATTTGTTCAATTGAGCTGTGAAAGTATATCTTATCTATATGAATGAAACTTATGTTAGATTTTGTTAAGACTATTTTAAGCATTCACTAATTAAAATTATATTACATAATTCTGGCATATATCAAATCAACTCAATGGGAAACTGTGAATTACTTGTGGTCATAATGCCTTATGCAGTTATGCATATTAGTAATCTTCAAATCTGAAATGGATAATGAAAAACAATAGAATATGAGTTATGAATCCAATTCTAAAACACTTTTTACATCTTTAAACGATTGAGAATCGCGAATGGATAGGTGAGAAACATAAGAAATCGAGTAAATTGAACTCAAAGATGTGATTACTTCACTATCCTTCTTGATTATAAGCTTCACCTGCAAAAATGTAGGTGGCTTATCATATAGTTTCCTTCTATGCTACATGAACATATAATCGGTAGTATTCTTGGGTTTCTGGTGAATAAGGCTGATATCACCCTCCCAAGTAGTCGTTTCCTACCCAAACTCCTCACAGTGTAACCGGATTCTAGACTAGAGCAATGCTAAATTGCTAATGCTTTCGCTTAAATTGTGAAACTACATATCTTTCAACTTAGTTCATGAATCATGTTGGTGGATATCTTGAAATTGTTTTACTTCAATTTGCAAGAGCTGTAAAATAGCAGTCAATCTTCAAAGCATAGAGCATTTGGCACATAACTGCAAGTGTAAATCACTTTTATAAAAGGAATGTGTAAGACTAGGGTCATGAGTCATAACTTttatgaaatatttatttaattaggGATGAAAACATGGTCATTGGCCTAGCAGTATTAAGGCGCCCCACTAAACATGAGATTGTGGATTCTAAGTCTAGGGTTGAAAATTATGTATATACTCATCATGGTTGCAAAACTCAACTCGGCCGAGTACTCGGGGAAAAATTGGCAGAATGGAGAAAACGAGAAATCGGCCACAAACTCGGTCAAAACTCGGTAAACCTTGGTCAACGTCGGTCAAGCCTgcaaaattttcatttttttttgtttctcacCTTTTTCATATTCTTGGGGGGCTGAAAATGAAATTTCATGGCTGAAATTGGAAGTTAGtggtcggaatttaaggaaaaaaAGTTAAGAAAGagttaaaaatacaaataaatGAGATGAGACCAACATATATGGGCTCTATAAGTTAATAAATCATTATTctaaacttaaatatatataaaatatattaaaaaaactaaaaagtcaacgaaagtcaacatccgagttctccccgagtcgccgAGAACTCCTCAAAAACCTCCTGCCGAGTTCTCCTCGAGTCGCGAGTTTTACCACCTTGATACTCATTATGTATGTACTCGGGAATAAAATTGTGTTGGGGCTTGTGAGTTGCTATATGAGAGGGATGAAAACGAGTTACTCATTTTAACTTAATGATGTTAATACTCATAGTATGATACTATTTCAGCTACTTTCCATTCTTGTACTCGAAGGTCTTCAAGCTATCCCAAATTGATCTCAAATTGGAGCACAAGGGCCATTCTAGTTGGCCTTTCCTTGAAGGTGCGAGTAAAGATGAATATGAGGCCTTAGACAAGGTGACGAGGCTTAAATAGCCTGTATAGGATTATGAGCGAAGTGAGCAAGAATTGTTTTATCTGCTTGTCGTTGTGTATGGATGTGGGTGGTCTGAAATCGACCCTAAGACTTGTTGTATCGGTTTGGTAAGAGGGCGTTGCAAGCCCACGTGGCACCCAACCAACACCATAATCAATGCGTGGGATGGGTTATGCTACCTTTGTCCGTTGCCAAGCAACGTCCGTtgccaatttttttttattttaaaaatgttatttttatccccttttaatatttaaaccaattatattttaacacatcattacGATACTCTCAACCCACACCGTAAacccacaccaccactactccacaaaCATAACCCATACTTCCTAGTCATCAAAAAACAACTCACGCCCTCAACCCACGCCCCCAACCACTACAAGTGGTCTAAACATGGTAACATAGTGATTTTTTACCCTATATATCACAAGTTAAACAATAATGCTCTTCATATTTgaaatgatattaataaatacaatcaaaTCATTCTACATGAGTAAAGTATATCGAAAAAAATTATAATCAATGTTACTGAAAGTGTTGGGAGGAACTTGCTTGTAAAGTTCTAAAATGATTCTTGCTCGTAAAGCTTGTCGGAAAAGATTTTTGTATAGCTATTAGAGTCATGATCGTGTAAAAAGAGCTTCTAGGTTTGTACTAAATCAAAAGACTAGGTTTGAGATACATAAAAGAATTCTTCACTAAAAGTTCTCAAGTTTTAATAGCAAAATACTCCGTAACAGTTGCAAACACACCATATTTAATGCATATCTTATTGATCTATATTAGATTGAACTTCGATGTCAAGTTGggcatttggtctagtggtatgattctcgctttgggtgcgagaggtcccgagttcgattctcggaaTGCCCCTCATTTTTTCATTATTTTTGGTTTGTTATGTACCCTAATTGGCTAATTATCAGATCAAATCAACCTTTGTAAACCTGGGAAAATATAGTTGACATATCAGAATTTAATTAGTTTCTACACTTTTACTGTGTAATCTAAATGTAATATATACAGTACAActtaataataaagaaaaaatctATACAACTTATAAGTTTCAATGTTCATGTTGCTTTCACTCTTTAATTTTTTAACTTTTGTTGTCGTGATAAAGTTTGTTATCTCAACCACCTTCGTGCTTGTAAAATAGTTAGAGCTTACTCTTTCTATGTGGAGGTCCTGAGTTCGATTTCATGAAACCGAAATAATTAAATTCATCCGTGATAAGTTTAGGTTGCCCATAAAGCGAAAAAAATTCCTAtcttagaaaaaaaaaattactaaaaattaagataagaaaaattatatgtataatgtTAACGGGTCACTAAAATTCCGATCCATATTCATAAGAAACATAACATCTTAAAAGTAGGCAACTGATACGTATTTATAACTTTTTTAAACTAGCAAAAAATTTGAAATTATATATAAGATAATTTTTCAGGAAAAAGTGAAAACATTGTTTTTTAACAGCGATTAGGATCACCCGAGGGGACTAAACCACCATTgcaatcatctcccgtttcgactataccgatgcagcgataataatccCGCCCTCATCGCTGCCcgagaggaaaccttgaaaccgatccaagggcacggccaagtaaaacccccctcccctttacccccaaacGATATAAAAAAGGTGTCATGGATAGATACTTCATGACAAGGATGAAATTggatttttaatatgtagccaacgagggtcgaactcctgacctcccctaaaggaggcaggccaaCAACcgttggaccacatcacaacttcaacttgtccacttactCAAAATCATAAAACATACAAGCTCATTTTCAATGACGATTTCAGGATGCAAACTCAATGGGGTCCTGAATTTTTTTTCAGTACTAGttatatttgaatgttattttagTAGTTGTCTACTTTCAAAAAACTATAAGTTCGAAAAATATATTGAGTCCGAGTAGTAAAATATAGTGATGTCCtatatattttaaagaaaaaaaatataaattcggAAAAGATACGGGGTCAtccagttaaatttagtggtatccTATACAATTTAGAGTATATTTTCTACTAATAATTTTCAAACTAAAGGTGTCACGTGACCTCACGAATCACTATGTAGACTCGCCCTTGCCTACTTTATAAACTATAAACAAAACTAAAGGAAACATACAAAAGCAGACAAGGTACATTAACCTCACAATCCAAATATTCCACCATTTAAACAAAATCGACACTCATAACAACATGCAACAATCCAAATATTCCACCATTTGAACAAAATTGACGAAGGCATCACCCAACAAAATCGACACTTTAAAGCAACAATCATTTCTAGCAATACAAAATCGACAAAG
This genomic interval carries:
- the LOC139896295 gene encoding large ribosomal subunit protein bL12c-like; its protein translation is MASSTLSTVTLRSFSNAPRATALPSLISPKQTLEFPIRTTRLTHRSTFLRPVAAVATDEKVVQLGDEISNLTLAQAQTLVEYLQDKLGVTAASFAPAAVVAAPGGAGAEAPVAVEEKTEFDVVIDEVPSNARIATIKAVRALTSLALKEAKELIEGLPKKFKEGVSKDEAEDAKKQLEEAGAKISIV